The Ischnura elegans chromosome 1, ioIscEleg1.1, whole genome shotgun sequence genome contains a region encoding:
- the LOC124159815 gene encoding uncharacterized protein LOC124159815: MPRPSRAAKSRGTNASPNRPLNPTPSSPGASASLRDDSIPLPTSPPTPLPALPAAPLTASPSTAADSHPQTEPTPVTYVRARRDDNVLVISFPLPDHLECTEDGCDVSFKATAWTAMKMSLDRHLKSVHGLEGLRAINWCTFCDKQIVGRKPSCHPCLRSKPIQDPVAVRFRYACDTCDFTCPSKRGLTNHQKTHQRPPPPLHPDMTDVPASPGETLAHSEPVEERQEEDVADHQPQEADADAQGPAAIEEEEEEAVQLSPPSDHERAWLERLAATKDQPWEVFEALVADITAAISEKSTASRNAPKPAPRIANVVRPPRRNRDRAPPYDPKEAANLQKLFRSHPRKAMEKILGNASPYCEVPKEDVERHFQAVYGDVSYQPQEAGHHHQYRPTSDEEKKRMLARVTADEVVGRLSKATNTAPGPDCLTYWDLKAFDPKGLIFAGIFDRCLQEARTPDAWKISRTVLIYKKGDRSDLKNWRPLALSNTIAKLYAAIVADRVLAWATGGRRLSGVQKGFREFEGCHEHNFVLQTAVDEMRRRLGSLNIAWLDLSNAFGSIPHEHLRRTLTAMDMPSRMKDAVMEMQDCRTFVRTTEGDTGHIHLRAGVKQGCPLSPTLFNLGIEHVIRAAQEEAEVHGIRVLDTTISVLGYADDIVLVGKSADHLQALLDRVGVAATDAGLRFNPAKCSTLSLDFRTSQPVEPRQFIIQGGAITSLREGESYKYLGVPFGFRVCQTPREELQKLGEDVRKIDESLLAPWQKISATSTFLLSRLDFIIRAGNVRKTDLAPTDRLIKTCCKRWLNLPTRASNEIVYIHHRHGGAGLLPLTDLTDVLTVVHGYRLLNCRDPVVKKMAWGRLREVVKRKMKRMPSTADLMAYLSGNTEAPFGSVSGDFSSLFTQVRSASRRLRDRIALSWRWSDILNEPQIVLGGGEAASRVVVPPRAIGVLAKTLKNRVREAYLARLVAKPDQGKVFSASSVAAASSHFLVGGRYTRFCDWRFIHRARLDVLPLNACRRYDPSGDRRCRRCGYGDETLPHVLNHCTRHSLTWRRRHDSVLTRLTNAIMGRKGRSDEEVRINRTVPEVNSDLRPDILITDKKTMTARMIDVTIPFDNRRSALQEARRLKEEKYAGLAADLAVLGYSASVEGFVVGSLGSWDPENDRVLRGLGIPRRYAFLMKKLMVSDVIRWSRDLYVEHITGHRQYEDGIGGDG; encoded by the coding sequence ATGCCCCGACCTTCCCGTGCTGCCAAATCCCGTGGGACCAATGCCTCGCCCAACCGTCCTTTGAATCCTACCCCTTCCTCTCCTGGTGCGAGTGCATCCCTGCGGGATGACTCCATTCCCCTCCCAACTTCTCCTCCCACCCCTCTTCCTGCTTTACCCGCTGCACCGCTAACCGCCTCACCTAGTACCGCCGCAGATTCCCACCCTCAGACCGAACCAACCCCCGTGACTTATGTTAGGGCCCGACGTGACGACAATGTATTGGTGATTTCGTTCCCCCTTCCTGACCATCTGGAATGCACGGAGGACGGCTGCGACGTCTCTTTTAAGGCAACGGCATGGACGGCAATGAAGATGTCGCTCGACAGGCACCTCAAGTCCGTTCACGGACTTGAGGGACTGCGAGCCATCAATTGGTGCACGTTCTGCGATAAGCAGATCGTGGGCCGTAAGCCGTCCTGCCACCCCTGCCTACGGTCCAAACCCATCCAGGACCCCGTCGCAGTAAGATTCCGTTACGCTTGTGACACGTGTGACTTCACGTGTCCGTCTAAGCGTGGGTTGACGAATCACCAGAAGACGCACCAACGTCCCCCACCCCCACTTCATCCTGACATGACTGACGTTCCGGCCTCACCGGGTGAAACATTAGCGCACTCGGAGCCAGTGGAGGAGCGACAAGAAGAGGATGTGGCAGACCACCAGCCACAGGAGGCGGATGCAGACGCCCAGGGCCCGGCGGCCattgaggaagaagaggaagaagctGTCCAGCTGAGCCCGCCCTCCGACCATGAGAGGGCGTGGCTGGAGAGATTGGCCGCCACCAAAGACCAGCCTTGGGAGGTCTTCGAGGCGCTGGTGGCGGACATCACGGCCGCCATCAGCGAAAAGAGCACCGCTTCCCGCAACGCTCCGAAACCGGCTCCGAGGATTGCTAATGTGGTGAGGCCCCCCAGACGAAATAGGGACCGGGCGCCTCCTTACGACCCGAAGGAGGCTGCCAACCTACAAAAACTTTTCCGCAGTCACCCTCGAAAGGCGATGGAGAAGATCCTGGGGAACGCGTCGCCGTACTGCGAGGTGCCGAAGGAGGATGTGGAGCGGCACTTCCAGGCTGTATACGGCGACGTCTCCTACCAGCCCCAGGAGGCCGGTCACCACCACCAGTACCGGCCCACTTCAGATGAAGAGAAGAAGAGGATGCTCGCGAGGGTGACTGCGGACGAGGTTGTAGGGAGACTTTCGAAGGCCACTAATACTGCCCCTGGACCTGACTGCTTGACTTACTGGGATCTTAAGGCCTTCGATCCTAAAGGACTTATCTTTGCAGGAATCTTCGACCGCTGTCTGCAGGAAGCTCGCACCCCTGACGCCTGGAAGATCTCCCGGACGGTCCTCATCTACAAGAAGGGGGACCGGAGCGACCTAAAGAACTGGAGGCCGCTCGCCCTTAGCAATACCATCGCTAAGCTGTACGCCGCCATCGTGGCCGACCGTGTCCTGGCCTGGGCCACCGGAGGGAGGAGACTGAGCGGCGTGCAGAAGGGTTTCCGGGAGTTCGAGGGGTGCCACGAGCACAACTTCGTCCTGCAGACGGCGGTTGACGAGATGCGAAGACGACTGGGTTCCCTGAACATTGCCTGGTTGGACCTGAGTAATGCCTTTGGATCCATTCCCCACGAACATCTCCGGCGTACCCTCACCGCCATGGACATGCCCTCCCGGATGAAGGATGCGGTGATGGAGATGCAGGACTGCCGCACCTTTGTCCGGACCACCGAGGGCGACACCGGCCACATCCATCTTCGTGCCGGTGTCAAGCAGGGCTGCCCGCTCTCCCCGACACTCTTCAACCTGGGGATCGAGCACGTCATCAGGGCAGCCCAGGAGGAAGCAGAGGTCCATGGCATCCGGGTTTTGGACACCACCATCTCCGTCCTGGGGTATGCCGACGACATCGTCCTCGTGGGGAAGAGCGCCGACCACCTGCAAGCGCTCCTGGATCGCGTCGGGGTAGCTGCTACCGACGCCGGCCTCAGGTTCAACCCGGCTAAATGTTCGACATTGTCCCTGGACTTCCGCACCAGCCAGCCCGTGGAGCCCCGCCAATTCATCATCCAGGGTGGGGCCATCACCAGCCTGCGAGAGGGGGAGAGCTACAAGTACCTGGGGGTCCCCTTCGGATTCCGTGTCTGCCAGACCCCCAGGGAAGAATTGCAGAAGCTGGGCGAGGACGTCAGGAAAATCGACGAGTCACTCCTCGCCCCGTGGCAGAAGATCTCCGCCACCAGCACCTTCCTTCTCTCCAGGTTGGACTTCATAATACGAGCTGGCAACGTCCGGAAGACAGACCTCGCCCCGACAGACAGACTAATCAAGACCTGCTGTAAGAGATGGCTGAACCTGCCGACCAGAGCCTCCAACGAGATCGTCTATATTCACCATAGACACGGAGGAGCAGGCCTACTTCCCCTAACTGACTTGACTGACGTACTGACGGTGGTGCATGGCTACCGTCTTCTGAACTGCAGGGACCCTGTGGTGAAGAAGATGGCCTGGGGACGCTTGCGCGAAGTGGTCAAGAGGAAGATGAAAAGGATGCCGTCCACTGCCGACCTGATGGCTTACCTCAGTGGCAACACTGAGGCGCCATTCGGGTCTGTGAGCGGTGACTTTTCATCCCTCTTCACCCAGGTGCGCTCCGCTTCGCGTCGCCTGAGAGACCGGATCGCCTTGAGCTGGCGGTGGTCGGACATCTTGAACGAGCCGCAGATCGTCCTTGGAGGTGGAGAGGCCGCTTCACGCGTCGTGGTGCCACCCCGAGCAATCGGGGTTCTCGCCAAGACGCTGAAGAACCGGGTCCGGGAAGCTTACCTGGCTCGCCTGGTAGCGAAACCGGACCAGGGTAAGGTCTTCTCTGCTTCCTCGGTCGCAGCTGCCTCCAGTCACTTCCTGGTGGGAGGGAGATACACCAGGTTTTGTGACTGGAGATTTATCCATCGTGCTCGCCTCGATGTCCTGCCGCTGAACGCTTGCAGGCGATACGATCCCTCAGGAGACAGGAGATGCCGGCGTTGCGGCTACGGGGATGAGACCCTCCCCCACGTCCTCAACCATTGCACCCGACATTCCCTGACATGGAGACGAAGGCATGATAGCGTGCTTACCCGGCTGACAAACGCTATCATGGGACGCAAGGGACGGTCAGATGAGGAGGTGAGGATTAATAGGACCGTCCCTGAAGTAAATTCAGACTTACGACCTGACATTCTTATTACAGATAAGAAGACCATGACTGCCCGGATGATCGACGTGACCATCCCTTTTGACAACCGGAGATCAGCGCTCCAGGAGGCCCGGCGACTGAAGGAGGAGAAGTACGCCGGGCTGGCAGCAGACCTCGCCGTCCTGGGGTACAGCGCATCGGTGGAGGGTTTCGTCGTGGGAAGCCTTGGCTCTTGGGACCCAGAGAACGACCGTGTTCTCAGGGGCCTGGGCATTCCGCGGCGTTACGCCTTCCTGATGAAGAAGCTGATGGTCTCCGATGTCATCAGGTGGTCACGTGACCTCTACGTCGAGCACATCACCGGGCATCGACAGTATGAGGACGGAATCGGCGGCGATGGATGA